The following proteins come from a genomic window of Drosophila sulfurigaster albostrigata strain 15112-1811.04 chromosome X, ASM2355843v2, whole genome shotgun sequence:
- the LOC133848993 gene encoding POU domain, class 3, transcription factor 3 isoform X2 has translation MKCSRISEPDKIVIPEKIAIRLLNSSEVTAEQFYRHILDQYRILNHLQQQRQQFLQKQHLQLQQLEASNRFQEVFATATIIQAHPHPHSRDPLKKLLSPGASSLSQQNHNDSSAFRLESPAANMDVAAAAAAAVPPSPHHMPIVLDTSPPGDMNAMSMMHLKRKTHRGHYKHHRSRGGGGGGVSGQKKPLIGSSSSASTTSAAAAAGAAAFALGGEQPTPATPHGYMDTPLNPAAGTIVQQPQLQLYTSMPIPLILSPSNSEKRPMHHSHSHVHGERRGGGGGGGGGGNGGGGGAQARRRTTTATVSGYDAQTYLNPFLTGELIFEK, from the coding sequence ATAAAATTGTGATACCCGAAAAAATAGCCATACGCCTACTCAACTCATCGGAAGTCACCGCGGAGCAGTTCTACAGGCACATCCTCGATCAATATCGCATCCTCAAccatctgcagcagcagcgtcagcaaTTCCTGCAGAAGCAGcatctgcagctgcaacagctggAGGCAAGCAATCGCTTCCAGGAGGTGTTCGCCACAGCGACCATAATCCAAGCACATCCGCATCCCCATTCGCGTGATCCACTCAAGAAGCTGCTGTCACCCGGTGCATCGTCATTATCACAACAGAATCACAACGATTCGTCTGCCTTTCGACTCGAGTCACCCGCTGCCAACATGgatgtggcagctgctgctgctgctgcggtgcCACCGTCGCCACATCACATGCCCATTGTGTTGGACACATCGCCTCCGGGTGATATGAATGCGATGAGCATGATGCATCTGAAGCGTAAGACACATCGTGGCCACTACAAGCATCATCGATCacgtggcggtggcggtggcggtgtcAGTGGCCAGAAGAAGCCCCTCATTGGCagctcatcatcagcatcgacaacatcagcagcagcagcagcgggagcAGCAGCGTTCGCCTTGGGCGGGGAGCAACCGACGCCAGCAACGCCACATGGCTACATGGATACACCGCTGAATCCGGCTGCGGGCACGATAGTGCAACAGCCGCAGTTGCAGCTATACACCTCGATGCCCATCCCATTGATACTGAGTCCCAGCAACAGTGAGAAGCGTCCCATGCACCACAGTCACAGTCATGTGCATGGCGAGCGGCGgggcggcggtggcggaggcggtggcggtggcaacggcggtggcggtggtgcgCAGGCGCGTCGTCgcaccacaacagcaaccgtATCGGGTTACGATGCGCAGACATATCTCAATCCCTTTCTCACCGGCGAGCTCATCTTCGAGAAGTAA